A single window of Leptospira dzoumogneensis DNA harbors:
- a CDS encoding ABC transporter permease subunit — MKFLTLPPGLIAVFKKEWASYFNTPIGYVFSILYLFLSSFLFFYGLGEGSFWDRKVAGMEEYFVWTPLLFVVFVPAITMRLWSEEKRSGSLEILFTLPISKWEIVAAKFLASWAFLGSTVCLSLSIPFFIWAFGDLDLGIVFAGYLGCLLLGGAYISIGIFLSSFGKDQISSYILTVLVCLFFFLLGTQPVLKFFANGPSAFAYLFALSSHFESFRLGILDLSDTLYFFSFISANLAGNVFFLRRNYP; from the coding sequence ATGAAATTTCTCACCTTACCTCCAGGACTTATCGCCGTTTTTAAAAAAGAATGGGCCAGCTATTTTAATACACCGATTGGCTATGTTTTTTCTATACTTTACTTATTCTTATCTTCCTTCTTATTCTTTTACGGTTTGGGAGAAGGTTCCTTCTGGGACAGAAAAGTGGCAGGTATGGAAGAATACTTCGTTTGGACTCCGCTTCTATTCGTAGTATTTGTGCCTGCGATCACAATGAGGCTTTGGTCCGAAGAAAAAAGATCCGGAAGTTTAGAGATCTTATTCACCTTGCCAATCTCAAAATGGGAAATCGTTGCCGCAAAATTTTTGGCTTCCTGGGCGTTTTTAGGATCCACTGTTTGTTTAAGTCTTAGTATCCCATTTTTTATCTGGGCATTCGGTGATCTGGATCTTGGGATCGTATTTGCAGGATATCTAGGCTGTTTGCTGCTCGGAGGGGCCTATATTAGCATTGGGATTTTTCTTTCTTCTTTTGGAAAAGATCAGATCAGTTCTTATATTCTAACAGTTCTTGTTTGCCTTTTCTTTTTTCTATTGGGCACTCAACCGGTCCTGAAATTTTTCGCAAACGGACCTTCTGCATTTGCGTATTTATTCGCTTTATCTTCTCATTTTGAATCGTTTCGGTTGGGAATATTAGATCTTTCCGACACTCTTTACTTTTTTAGTTTTATATCCGCAAATCTAGCGGGGAACGTTTTCTTTCTCAGGAGAAATTATCCATGA
- a CDS encoding GldG family protein, whose product MRELFRPLLDLSKSTWFGLANGILLFVLLNGLFSSIPCKADLSRSGRFQITTSTVKVLKELDDPLYIDAFYSSEIPGEYKARAELSKELLKEISKIGKENVSLRFYDPSTSEEDARKAMEVGLEPQILQQTSRDSASVKQAFMGIVLTLGHKTEVLSFAFFTEDLEYQILNSIRKMQRQDKDSGIVLLKSPGNLSFQEQGSPKDRIEIFARRVLRGEYGPILELDLETEELPPETEVVLWIGGGHLSKNTERKLDKFILEGGSFILLAKTMEFKTNSERGGFGLLSGDLGAGLAQKNPDSEEMVRFLEHYGIRINYDIVLEPDHSLPMGSVIEIEPGVLGKYPYPPWIVPDQKSKTLDPNSVFTKNQESLLIPWSSSLNILPDKQKEVQFTILAKSGQDAESRTEPISLGEKQILSAPIQANGGPFVLGVYAEGKFTSYFSDFQQRASDPQSRNKPTKTGRILVFGSPYLVSDLLAFPEFSEILKNSNIPFLLNAIDILKGETDLLEVRSKQSAVLKLKPLPFFLETSISLFHLFLVPGLLALYAFRRLKRRNG is encoded by the coding sequence ATGAGAGAATTGTTCCGTCCTCTATTAGATCTTTCTAAATCCACTTGGTTCGGACTCGCAAACGGAATACTGTTGTTTGTATTATTGAACGGACTATTCTCCTCAATTCCTTGTAAGGCAGATCTATCCAGATCCGGAAGATTTCAGATCACAACAAGCACCGTAAAAGTATTAAAAGAACTAGATGATCCATTATACATAGACGCGTTTTATTCTTCGGAGATCCCGGGAGAATATAAGGCAAGAGCGGAACTCAGCAAAGAACTCTTAAAAGAGATCTCTAAGATCGGAAAGGAAAATGTTTCTTTGCGGTTTTATGATCCTTCTACTTCTGAAGAAGATGCAAGAAAAGCAATGGAAGTCGGATTAGAACCTCAGATACTGCAACAAACTTCCAGGGATTCCGCCTCGGTCAAGCAGGCATTTATGGGGATCGTTCTTACCTTAGGCCATAAAACAGAAGTTTTATCTTTTGCATTTTTCACGGAAGATTTGGAATACCAGATCTTAAATTCAATTCGTAAAATGCAAAGACAAGACAAGGACTCCGGGATCGTTCTTTTAAAATCTCCGGGAAATCTTTCCTTCCAAGAACAAGGCTCTCCCAAAGACAGGATCGAAATTTTTGCAAGAAGAGTTCTTAGAGGTGAATATGGTCCTATACTAGAATTGGATCTGGAAACGGAAGAACTTCCCCCGGAAACTGAAGTAGTACTTTGGATAGGCGGAGGACATCTTTCTAAAAATACGGAACGTAAATTAGATAAGTTCATTTTAGAAGGAGGAAGTTTCATCCTTCTCGCCAAAACAATGGAGTTCAAAACAAACTCTGAAAGAGGGGGTTTTGGACTTCTTTCCGGAGATCTTGGAGCAGGACTCGCCCAGAAAAATCCGGACTCGGAAGAAATGGTCCGATTTTTAGAACATTATGGAATTCGAATCAACTATGATATCGTTTTAGAGCCGGATCATTCTCTCCCGATGGGCTCCGTAATAGAAATAGAACCTGGGGTTTTAGGAAAATATCCTTATCCTCCTTGGATCGTTCCGGACCAAAAATCAAAAACCTTGGATCCGAATAGCGTATTTACTAAAAACCAAGAAAGTCTTTTGATCCCTTGGTCTTCTAGTTTGAATATTCTTCCGGATAAACAAAAAGAAGTACAATTTACTATATTAGCAAAAAGCGGACAAGATGCTGAGTCCAGAACAGAACCGATTTCCCTGGGGGAAAAACAGATCCTTTCCGCTCCGATCCAAGCAAATGGCGGGCCTTTTGTTTTAGGAGTTTATGCAGAAGGTAAATTTACTTCTTATTTTTCCGATTTCCAACAAAGAGCGTCGGATCCACAATCCCGGAACAAACCTACTAAAACAGGAAGGATCTTAGTATTCGGTTCTCCTTATCTAGTTTCAGATCTCCTGGCATTTCCTGAATTTTCGGAAATACTAAAAAACTCGAATATTCCTTTTTTATTAAATGCAATCGATATACTCAAAGGAGAAACAGATCTTTTAGAAGTCCGTTCCAAACAATCGGCAGTTTTAAAACTAAAACCTTTACCATTCTTCTTGGAAACTTCGATCAGCTTATTTCATTTATTTTTGGTTCCTGGATTATTGGCTCTTTATGCCTTCCGCAGGCTAAAAAGAAGGAACGGATAA
- a CDS encoding DUF4340 domain-containing protein, which yields MEFSKLKDLLHRIYKEYPRIILFFGNILLAILLLIAKDPWDWFKKTYQNSESFYKTKSEEIQTIISGRKGQESILNRNLDGWTVQLPSGLVLPGDSARIEELIQACLHLRKFTLLSESNSVSKEEFGLGGDEPILELKSVSGNSIGKILIGAPVRKGSGTYILDEKNQIWLVKENLKSVTGGGKLDFFLSRSLIPPFPSREKVSKIAISGLSSIDFNLSKQGENWTLETSGSQILASSEEVENYLEEIKKLSADEVLLEKSEEYSPVPKDRNFKIEIVTSTDRYLVSPIGMTKLGSYVFQREGLSYRLVLDPWNLERILQKDLADFSTRFLSP from the coding sequence ATGGAATTTTCAAAACTTAAGGACCTTCTTCACCGTATCTACAAAGAATATCCTCGGATTATATTATTTTTTGGGAATATACTATTAGCCATTCTACTATTAATCGCAAAAGATCCCTGGGACTGGTTCAAAAAGACCTACCAGAATTCGGAAAGCTTCTATAAGACCAAATCGGAAGAGATACAAACCATAATCAGCGGACGTAAAGGACAAGAAAGTATCCTGAACAGAAATCTGGACGGATGGACAGTTCAGTTACCTTCGGGCCTAGTATTACCGGGTGATTCTGCCAGAATTGAAGAATTGATCCAAGCATGTTTACATTTACGCAAATTCACCCTACTCTCAGAATCCAATTCAGTCTCTAAAGAAGAATTCGGACTAGGAGGAGATGAACCAATATTAGAACTAAAAAGTGTTTCCGGAAATTCTATTGGAAAAATTTTAATAGGAGCACCTGTCAGAAAAGGTTCCGGCACCTACATCCTGGATGAAAAAAATCAGATCTGGTTAGTTAAAGAAAATCTAAAATCAGTTACGGGAGGAGGCAAACTGGATTTTTTCTTGAGTAGATCCTTGATCCCTCCCTTCCCTTCCAGAGAAAAAGTTTCTAAGATCGCAATTTCAGGACTTTCTTCCATCGATTTTAACTTAAGTAAACAAGGTGAGAATTGGACCTTAGAAACTTCCGGCAGTCAGATCCTCGCCTCTTCCGAAGAAGTGGAAAACTATCTGGAAGAGATCAAAAAATTAAGCGCAGACGAAGTTCTTTTGGAGAAGTCGGAAGAATATTCTCCGGTCCCAAAAGATAGAAATTTTAAAATAGAGATCGTTACCAGTACGGATCGTTATCTAGTTTCTCCGATCGGAATGACCAAGTTAGGAAGTTATGTTTTTCAGAGAGAGGGCCTTAGTTACAGATTGGTCTTGGATCCCTGGAATCTGGAAAGGATACTACAAAAGGATCTTGCGGACTTTTCTACCAGGTTTCTTTCTCCCTGA
- the lmtA gene encoding lipid A Kdo2 1-phosphate O-methyltransferase, with amino-acid sequence MALIEELDQQGNFLFRWRSYIPGFILLLCLYSLSKFEFLEDSYEINLYYAAACFVVSLLGLAVRCFVIGYAPARTSGRNTKEQVADLVNQEGIYSLVRHPLYLGNFLMYLGPVLYFRDVPLLLVFSLFFGFYYERIMFAEEKFLRDKFGQDYLNWADKIPAFIPKFSGYVKPKLSFSFRNILKREYPSLFGILVIFVLFDYAASFKIGFGDWKEPWAVITEPQIWAFGIGAAFYTIVRVIVKTTKWLAVEGR; translated from the coding sequence ATGGCATTAATCGAAGAATTGGATCAGCAGGGGAATTTTCTATTTCGCTGGAGATCTTATATACCGGGATTTATTCTTCTTCTTTGTCTATACTCCTTAAGCAAGTTCGAATTTTTAGAAGATTCTTACGAGATCAATTTATACTATGCGGCCGCATGTTTCGTAGTCAGCTTACTCGGTTTAGCGGTCCGTTGTTTCGTGATCGGTTACGCTCCTGCCCGCACTTCCGGCAGAAATACGAAAGAACAAGTGGCCGATCTGGTCAACCAAGAGGGAATTTATTCCCTTGTTCGCCATCCTCTTTATTTAGGGAATTTCCTAATGTATTTAGGACCTGTTCTTTATTTTAGAGATGTTCCCTTACTTCTGGTATTCTCTTTATTTTTCGGATTCTATTACGAAAGAATAATGTTCGCGGAAGAAAAATTCTTAAGAGATAAGTTCGGCCAGGATTATTTGAATTGGGCGGACAAGATCCCTGCATTCATCCCTAAATTTTCAGGTTATGTAAAACCTAAACTTAGTTTCTCCTTCCGAAATATCCTAAAAAGAGAATACCCTAGTTTATTCGGGATCTTAGTGATCTTCGTATTATTTGATTATGCGGCAAGTTTTAAGATCGGATTCGGAGATTGGAAAGAACCTTGGGCAGTGATTACTGAGCCGCAAATCTGGGCATTCGGTATCGGAGCCGCATTCTATACGATCGTTAGGGTGATCGTAAAGACCACTAAGTGGTTGGCGGTAGAAGGCAGATAA
- a CDS encoding LIC_11490 family protein, which yields MMLYIALALILVGILCFIYVSFQPNSKKEFSTGSFPKGNLPPAREKKISQESLASLKKQGRPETYSQMDMAFAEERKIRPLSERQKIGSNRIEPEVSQEEEFGTEIWDETKRGEILEMVTEPERTQPRIPKEEEWSMEGVLFLDLSGRLPYEALQEKIRPETLKGFRRMGKGSIREIPGGFTFQARNSEFSYKLNEVEKIVFYDQGFALLPLKREYPTPIFLTKDGEKFKSYLEYTASA from the coding sequence ATGATGCTCTATATTGCCTTAGCACTCATTTTAGTAGGAATCCTCTGCTTTATTTATGTTTCCTTCCAGCCAAATTCTAAAAAAGAGTTTAGCACCGGCTCATTTCCGAAAGGAAATCTGCCTCCTGCAAGAGAGAAAAAAATTTCTCAAGAATCGTTAGCTTCTCTTAAAAAACAGGGTCGTCCAGAAACCTATTCTCAAATGGATATGGCCTTTGCGGAAGAGAGAAAAATACGCCCGCTCTCCGAAAGACAAAAAATAGGATCCAATAGGATTGAGCCTGAAGTTTCGCAAGAGGAAGAATTCGGAACTGAGATCTGGGACGAAACAAAAAGGGGAGAAATTTTGGAAATGGTAACTGAACCTGAACGCACCCAACCTAGGATCCCTAAAGAAGAAGAATGGTCTATGGAAGGAGTATTATTCTTAGATCTTTCCGGAAGATTACCTTACGAGGCGCTCCAAGAAAAGATCCGTCCTGAAACTCTAAAAGGTTTTAGAAGAATGGGAAAAGGAAGTATTAGAGAGATCCCAGGCGGATTCACTTTCCAGGCAAGAAACTCTGAATTTAGTTATAAGCTGAATGAAGTGGAGAAGATCGTTTTTTACGACCAAGGTTTCGCGCTGCTTCCTTTAAAAAGAGAATACCCGACCCCGATCTTTTTGACCAAGGACGGGGAGAAGTTCAAATCTTATCTGGAATATACTGCGAGCGCTTAA
- a CDS encoding chemotaxis protein CheX codes for MQIRAELVNPFLEAATIVFRDILQTDLIRGKIGIKDTPETTLELAIIIGVLGTFNGEVIYGLNYDAAYKISKKLMPGMSDDDIKNEYKDILGEIANMTTGNAMNIFATAGQSIEITAPNIVDAKNETIKIPKKQALGISLFSKFGKLEVNVALT; via the coding sequence ATGCAAATCCGCGCCGAGTTAGTAAACCCATTCCTGGAAGCAGCTACGATCGTCTTCCGGGATATATTACAGACCGACCTGATCCGTGGAAAGATCGGTATCAAAGACACTCCGGAAACCACACTGGAACTTGCGATCATCATCGGAGTTTTAGGAACATTTAATGGAGAAGTGATCTACGGTTTGAACTACGACGCGGCTTATAAAATTTCCAAAAAGCTGATGCCTGGAATGAGCGACGACGATATCAAGAATGAATATAAAGATATCTTAGGTGAGATCGCGAACATGACCACAGGTAACGCGATGAATATTTTTGCAACTGCGGGTCAGTCTATCGAGATCACTGCTCCGAATATCGTGGATGCAAAAAATGAAACCATCAAGATCCCTAAAAAACAAGCCTTAGGGATCAGTCTATTTTCCAAATTCGGAAAATTAGAAGTAAACGTAGCTTTAACTTAA
- a CDS encoding tetratricopeptide repeat protein: MKYILISLSILLFANQLSADFPLPIPEPGEGNISSRGISPDEPLPPIDASSVIAEQKSEQEGSETVSENAAVTGEETKVTETKQTVSETVKEKKTKLPNLADRKDKKGGKKKEAADPSRAAYERGLLRLRNGQKDAAKEEFGKAASTEGTASSQAKLELSKLDNSKAPDPTAEVPAEDDSRWKTSLETARSLRAQGKNSEAESILLRTATEGEGEYRSRALLQLGDMLFRLGRYSDARSYLMDFWNRFGKTFPNAEDLTSREFKRQREEKELGAYLLFKSSYKAGEGEWAKRFLKKYLDKSISESQGVYSPLRMEMESFAKSDL, encoded by the coding sequence ATGAAATATATTCTAATTTCTTTAAGTATTCTTCTTTTCGCAAATCAACTTTCGGCGGATTTTCCTCTGCCAATTCCGGAACCAGGAGAGGGTAATATTTCCTCCAGGGGAATATCTCCGGATGAACCTCTTCCTCCTATTGATGCGAGTTCCGTAATTGCAGAACAGAAGTCCGAACAAGAAGGATCCGAAACTGTTTCTGAAAACGCAGCAGTGACCGGCGAAGAAACAAAGGTCACCGAAACAAAACAAACCGTTTCAGAAACTGTAAAAGAGAAAAAAACAAAACTTCCGAATCTTGCGGATAGAAAGGATAAAAAAGGCGGAAAGAAGAAGGAAGCCGCCGATCCGAGCCGTGCTGCTTATGAAAGAGGACTTTTACGTTTGAGGAACGGTCAGAAAGACGCAGCCAAAGAAGAATTCGGCAAGGCTGCATCCACGGAAGGAACCGCGAGTTCTCAGGCAAAATTAGAATTATCTAAATTAGACAATTCTAAGGCTCCAGATCCGACTGCGGAGGTTCCGGCAGAAGACGATTCCAGATGGAAAACTTCTTTGGAAACTGCAAGATCGCTGCGGGCACAGGGCAAAAATTCGGAGGCAGAATCCATCCTTCTTAGGACCGCAACCGAGGGAGAAGGGGAATATAGATCCAGAGCTTTATTACAATTAGGTGATATGCTTTTCAGGTTGGGAAGATATTCGGATGCTCGAAGTTATTTAATGGATTTTTGGAATCGTTTCGGTAAAACTTTTCCGAATGCGGAAGATTTAACCTCCAGAGAATTCAAAAGACAAAGAGAAGAAAAGGAACTAGGTGCTTATTTACTTTTTAAATCCAGTTATAAGGCGGGAGAAGGGGAATGGGCGAAAAGGTTCTTGAAAAAATATTTGGATAAGTCTATTTCCGAATCTCAAGGAGTGTATTCCCCCTTGAGAATGGAAATGGAATCTTTCGCGAAAAGCGATCTTTAA
- a CDS encoding LIC_11485 family protein gives MAFNPFSILTNIRVSIDQVLGNLPPKVVKTIGTAALSLAVLVALVLGWFSFQKGLAMAGEEDQAKELDRKALFLEDIEREYNRKRKDVRWSDPSYSESGSSSLDIERYSLEKPKTEPSAPKPELEESDTIRNSKMKDGDSRVFFPTENERPPREDLAPNSKGSDSPRLEPSTKLPNRELPAEKEESRLSRPPRKEQKPRGE, from the coding sequence ATGGCATTCAATCCATTCTCCATCTTAACCAATATTCGGGTGTCAATAGACCAGGTTCTGGGAAATCTTCCGCCAAAAGTGGTAAAAACGATAGGAACTGCGGCTCTCAGCTTGGCGGTACTGGTCGCGCTCGTTCTGGGCTGGTTCAGTTTCCAAAAGGGTTTGGCTATGGCGGGAGAAGAAGACCAGGCAAAAGAACTGGATCGTAAGGCATTATTTTTAGAAGATATAGAAAGAGAGTATAACCGAAAAAGAAAGGACGTTAGATGGAGCGATCCTTCCTATTCGGAGTCCGGAAGTTCCTCCTTGGATATTGAAAGATATTCTTTGGAAAAACCCAAGACGGAACCTTCTGCCCCTAAACCTGAGCTGGAAGAGTCGGACACAATCCGCAATTCTAAAATGAAAGACGGAGACTCCAGAGTTTTCTTTCCCACTGAAAATGAAAGGCCTCCTCGCGAGGATTTAGCTCCTAATAGTAAGGGATCCGATTCTCCTCGTTTGGAACCAAGCACAAAGCTGCCTAATAGAGAACTTCCTGCAGAAAAGGAAGAATCCCGCTTAAGTCGTCCACCTAGAAAAGAACAAAAACCTAGGGGAGAATAA
- a CDS encoding DUF342 domain-containing protein, with protein sequence MSDSIRNFTESLLKDLEENENGFFKVENLDGLAYLTIFPAGKKGKEVEYREILKRLDVFKISSVSEEEVKRILKTKDSEPHLIGKWPGKPEASSLDLKISEDKMTVYGILHPPKFGGKLLTRDEILSQLQVSGIVFGILEESILKLSQAEDYGKRTLVAQGESPIPGKDGDIRILFQHPGTPTLEEDEFGRVDFKNIQIIQSVKKNQKLAEKVSPSPGKPGKNVKGEVLPFEEGKLAEWKLGPNVKISEDGNVVQSLIDGRPLVDRFGVIRVDEVCLLENVDFSTGNINFPGTIIVEESIADGFTLETDGSIIVKKSVGKVFLKAKGDIVLSGGFMGRNGGMIESGADIYAKFVEQGKMIAKNSIFIEEAAMHSELIAGESVVVRGGRGEIIGGQCVAGKMITCTKLGAIVETRTVLSCGMPPELLSELEDLKSEIRKNQDILKKVDTSIQKLSDDSQRRSLSPEEKDSLPKLQAIRQKYSSILENLFAQEQSAILSFDPDKNSFIEVEREIFPGVEANLGRNKKFSVKLKEIPGPSFLYLGGDGQIAHSKVKPKRLGLLQEESLDSGSSAD encoded by the coding sequence ATGAGCGACTCGATCCGCAATTTTACCGAATCATTATTAAAAGATCTGGAAGAGAACGAAAACGGATTTTTCAAGGTGGAAAATCTGGACGGTCTCGCATATCTCACCATCTTCCCCGCAGGAAAAAAAGGAAAAGAAGTAGAATATCGCGAAATTCTAAAACGATTGGATGTATTTAAAATTTCGAGCGTTAGCGAAGAAGAAGTTAAACGTATCTTAAAGACCAAAGACTCGGAACCACACCTAATCGGAAAATGGCCGGGCAAACCGGAAGCGTCCAGCCTGGATCTGAAAATTTCAGAAGATAAAATGACGGTCTATGGAATTCTCCATCCTCCCAAATTCGGTGGAAAATTATTAACTAGGGACGAGATTCTTTCCCAGTTACAAGTAAGTGGGATCGTTTTTGGGATACTAGAAGAATCCATACTCAAACTTTCCCAAGCAGAGGATTACGGAAAAAGGACCTTAGTCGCCCAAGGAGAATCTCCAATACCTGGAAAAGACGGAGATATCAGGATCTTATTCCAACATCCAGGCACACCTACTTTGGAAGAAGATGAATTCGGAAGAGTAGATTTTAAGAATATTCAAATTATCCAAAGTGTGAAGAAGAACCAGAAACTTGCGGAAAAGGTTTCCCCTTCTCCCGGTAAACCGGGCAAAAACGTAAAAGGAGAAGTACTTCCATTCGAAGAAGGTAAACTAGCGGAATGGAAACTTGGTCCTAACGTTAAAATTTCAGAAGATGGAAATGTAGTTCAATCTCTCATAGACGGAAGACCTCTAGTAGATCGTTTCGGGGTCATTCGTGTGGATGAAGTTTGTCTGCTGGAAAATGTAGACTTCTCCACTGGGAACATCAACTTTCCAGGCACGATCATCGTAGAAGAATCTATCGCAGACGGTTTTACACTCGAAACAGACGGATCCATCATAGTTAAAAAATCCGTAGGTAAAGTTTTCCTAAAAGCAAAAGGAGATATCGTTCTTTCCGGAGGATTTATGGGAAGGAACGGTGGAATGATAGAATCAGGCGCAGATATCTATGCAAAATTCGTAGAACAAGGAAAGATGATCGCTAAAAATTCGATCTTCATAGAAGAAGCAGCGATGCACTCCGAACTGATCGCCGGAGAATCCGTGGTAGTCAGAGGCGGAAGAGGTGAAATTATAGGCGGTCAATGTGTAGCAGGAAAAATGATTACCTGCACTAAGCTCGGCGCTATCGTAGAGACCCGAACCGTACTCAGCTGCGGAATGCCTCCCGAACTTCTTTCCGAATTAGAAGATCTAAAATCGGAGATCCGAAAAAATCAGGATATATTAAAAAAAGTAGATACTAGTATCCAAAAATTAAGCGACGATTCCCAAAGAAGAAGTTTGAGCCCGGAAGAAAAAGACAGCTTACCTAAACTTCAAGCAATCCGTCAAAAGTACAGTTCCATTTTAGAAAACCTATTTGCACAGGAACAATCAGCGATTTTATCCTTCGATCCTGATAAAAATTCATTCATTGAAGTAGAAAGAGAAATTTTTCCAGGGGTGGAAGCAAACCTAGGAAGAAACAAAAAGTTCAGCGTAAAATTAAAAGAGATCCCAGGTCCTTCTTTCCTATACTTGGGAGGCGACGGGCAGATCGCTCATTCCAAGGTAAAACCGAAACGACTCGGACTTTTACAGGAAGAATCTTTGGATTCCGGATCTTCGGCGGATTAA
- a CDS encoding LA_2478/LA_2722/LA_4182 family protein, which yields MLSTIQMKFISILVFSILILSCRKGPSLSKEEVKQLSQNYIKELCKKNLECSAQYLESLPSGEQNAARSGFSSLDQCMAEQSNQSILPDDYEKVTDQQIGKVKRCMDDLLKTPCSEMEQAGGIPSCRELFPDGN from the coding sequence ATGCTTTCGACGATCCAAATGAAATTTATCTCTATACTAGTATTTTCGATCTTAATTCTTTCCTGCAGAAAAGGACCTTCCTTATCCAAAGAGGAAGTCAAACAACTCAGCCAAAACTATATTAAAGAGTTATGTAAAAAGAATTTAGAATGTTCCGCTCAGTATCTGGAATCCCTTCCTTCAGGAGAACAGAATGCCGCAAGGTCCGGATTTTCTTCCTTGGACCAATGTATGGCGGAACAAAGTAACCAGTCCATTCTTCCCGACGACTACGAAAAAGTCACAGACCAGCAGATCGGAAAAGTGAAACGTTGTATGGATGATCTTTTGAAAACTCCTTGTTCCGAAATGGAGCAGGCGGGTGGAATTCCATCTTGTAGAGAATTATTTCCGGACGGGAATTAA
- a CDS encoding ATP-binding protein — protein sequence MAEIKKTDYSNQFRIQVPSHPRYVTVARNFVYNLARESGFSLYDAADLKLAVGECLLNVIKHAYLGKTNYPIFLEVTVLENRMEVRIRDFGVQKNISEIRGFDPGDYREEGIGLYLVRKLTDHFYIDQSGKGNRLILTKMK from the coding sequence TTGGCCGAGATCAAAAAAACCGACTATTCGAATCAATTTCGGATACAAGTTCCTTCCCATCCGCGTTACGTGACTGTAGCGCGGAACTTCGTCTACAATCTAGCTAGAGAATCGGGATTTTCCCTATACGATGCTGCCGATCTAAAATTGGCAGTGGGGGAATGTCTTCTAAACGTGATCAAACACGCTTATCTCGGAAAAACGAATTATCCGATCTTTTTGGAAGTTACGGTTCTTGAGAATCGAATGGAAGTACGTATCAGAGATTTCGGAGTTCAAAAAAATATTTCCGAGATCCGGGGATTCGATCCGGGAGATTATAGGGAAGAAGGGATTGGGCTCTACTTAGTCAGAAAACTAACGGATCATTTTTATATAGATCAATCCGGAAAAGGGAATCGTCTGATTCTCACAAAAATGAAATAA
- the xerD gene encoding site-specific tyrosine recombinase XerD: MTSSHKNLLQNFQEYLSVEKGLSDNSIYSYGYDLNKFKNFLEKEHLDFLEVQANDIVRFLNEERNRKISAKTIAREVVAIRQFYKFLKDEKKLDSNPTEKIETPEVMRSIPDYLTQEEIEELFNVIKEDNLYELRDKCIFELLYSSGLRISEACNLRLTDMDMSGMTLTVEGKGGRQRLVPFGEKSLDILNRYLKQSRPYILKNRNCDYLFVSKKGSFINRKSVWRLLNHYIKRTSIKKKVTPHTLRHSFATHLLENHADLKSVQELLGHIDISTTQIYTHMANKTLKEVHKKFHPRG; the protein is encoded by the coding sequence GTGACATCTTCTCATAAGAATCTACTCCAAAATTTTCAAGAATACCTCTCGGTTGAGAAGGGTCTGAGCGACAATTCCATTTACTCGTACGGATACGATCTGAACAAGTTTAAGAACTTCCTCGAAAAGGAACATTTGGATTTCCTGGAAGTCCAAGCGAACGACATAGTTCGTTTCTTGAACGAAGAAAGGAATCGTAAAATTTCCGCAAAGACGATCGCTCGAGAAGTGGTTGCCATCCGCCAATTTTATAAATTTCTAAAAGACGAAAAGAAGCTGGATTCGAATCCTACGGAGAAGATCGAAACTCCCGAAGTGATGAGATCCATTCCCGATTATCTGACCCAAGAAGAGATCGAGGAATTGTTCAATGTGATCAAAGAGGATAATCTCTACGAACTCAGAGACAAATGTATTTTCGAACTTCTATATTCTTCCGGACTTAGGATCTCGGAAGCATGTAACTTAAGACTGACCGACATGGATATGTCCGGAATGACCTTAACCGTAGAAGGTAAGGGCGGACGCCAAAGACTAGTTCCATTCGGTGAAAAATCTTTGGACATTCTGAATCGTTACTTAAAACAAAGCAGACCTTATATTCTGAAAAACAGAAATTGTGATTATCTTTTCGTTTCCAAAAAAGGATCTTTCATCAATAGAAAATCTGTTTGGAGACTTCTGAACCATTATATTAAAAGAACAAGCATCAAGAAAAAAGTGACTCCTCACACTCTGAGACACTCTTTCGCGACCCACTTGTTGGAAAACCACGCGGATCTAAAATCGGTTCAGGAACTTTTGGGTCATATCGATATTTCGACTACCCAGATCTATACTCATATGGCGAACAAAACTCTAAAGGAAGTTCATAAGAAATTCCATCCTAGAGGATAA